The following are encoded in a window of Mustela nigripes isolate SB6536 chromosome 1, MUSNIG.SB6536, whole genome shotgun sequence genomic DNA:
- the LOC132013608 gene encoding olfactory receptor 56B1-like gives MSASLKGSNSSKFQVSEFILMGFPGIHSWQHWLSFPLAILYLSAISANILILITICQDPALQQPMYYFLSILSVVDMGLATTIMPKILAIFWFDAKVISLPECFAQIYAIHCFVGMESGIFLCMAFDRYVAICHPLRYPSIVTNALILKATVFMVLRNGLFVIPVPVLAAQRNYCSRNEIEHCLCSNLGVTSLACDDRRPNSICQLILAWIGMGTDLGLIILSYTLILRSVLRLNSAEAASKALSTCSSHLILILFFYTVVVVVSVTHLAEPKAPLIPVLLNVLHNIIPPSLNPIVYALRTKELRASFQKVFCLSLEKNTRHKRPSA, from the coding sequence TCCTGATGGGATTCCCAGGCATTCATAGCTGGCAACACTGGCTCTCCTTCCCATTGGCAATACTCTACCTCTCTGCAATCAGTGCTAACATCCTCATCCTCATCACCATTTGCCAGGACCCTGCCCTTCAGCAGCCTATGTACTATTTTCTAAGCATTCTGTCTGTGGTGGACATGGGCCTGGCCACCACCATCATGCCCAAGATCTTGGCCATCTTCTGGTTTGATGCCAAGGTCATCAGCCTCCCTGAGTGCTTTGCTCAGATTTATGCCATTCACTGCTTTGTTGGCATGGAGTCTGGTATATTCCTCTGTATGGCTTTTGACAGATATGTAGCAATTTGTCATCCTCTTCGCTACCCATCAATTGTCACCAATGCCTTAATCTTAAAAGCTACGGTGTTCATGGTACTTAGAAATGGCTTGTTTGTCATTCCGGTGCCTGTGCTTGCAGCCCAGCGTAATTATTGCTCCAGGAATGAGATTGAGCATTGCCTGTGCTCTAACCTTGGGGTCACTAGCCTGGCTTGTGATGACAGGAGGCCAAACAGCATCTGCCAGTTGATTCTGGCATGGATTGGAATGGGGACTGACCTGGGTCTCATAATATTGTCATACACTTTGATTCTGCGCTCTGTACTTAGACTGAACTCGGCTGAAGCTGCATCCAAAGCTCTGAGCACTTGTAGCTCCCATCTGATCCTTATTCTCTTCTTCTACACAGTTGTTGTTGTGGTTTCAGTAACTCACCTGGCAGAACCCAAAGCTCCTTTGATTCCAGTTTTACTCAACGTGCTGCACAACATCATCCCCCCTTCCCTCAACCCTATAGTTTATGCACTTAGGACTAAAGAACTCAGGGCAAGCTTCCAAAAGGTGTTTTGTTTGAgcctagaaaagaacacaaggCACAAAAGACCTTCTGCATGA